The following is a genomic window from Candidatus Moraniibacteriota bacterium.
CAAGAATGACACCTCATCCTCAAGCCAAATCTTCAGATAAAACGCCCGAACATCATGCCCGGCACGTTTCAGAAGCGCCAAAGCAACGGAGCTATCCACCCCACCCGAAACCAACACCGCAATTTTCTGCTTCTTTATAAACATCACATCACCTCTTTCTACCCAAACATCGCGTATTCGGCGCACCAGACAGCGATGCCGGCGATATAACCGAAAAGTGCCGGAACAAATGCTTTGTCGAAATAATTTCGAAACGAGAGATCTTTGATCATGCCCATAGCGACAACACCCGCCGCCGACCCGATCACCAGAAGTGATCCGCCCGTTCCCGCCGTAAGCGCGAGCAATACCCATATTGCCGGGTGATGACTCGCCACGATATCGATCGCGGCGGCGGTCAATGGGATATTATCAACGACCGAGGAAAGAATGCCGAGCGATGTATTCCCAGCAACAAGCCGCCACGTCTCCGGATTCGGTCCGAATATCGCCGCGGAAATATCAGCGAGCACTCCCAAATGCCGGAGCGCACCCACGGCCAAAAGAATACCGACGAAAAAGAGAATACTCGCGTAGTCGACACTCTTCAAAAGCCGCTCGATATCGGCGGCAAGGTGCGTCTTCGGATGCCTCGCAATTCGAGCAAAAAACGCAATGGCGATACCGGTTGTCCCAAGTCCCAAGAGAAGCCCCATATACGGAGGAAGTCCGAAGAAATGCGACACAAGTGGCAAAGAGAAGGATGAAAGTGCAATCGTCACAATGATTCGCTCCGACCGCGTCAGATGGAACGATTCCTGACCGGATTCCTCGCTATCAGCCGTATCGTGCGCAATCCGCTTCGAAAGAAACCAGACACTCACGAGCATAATCGCGAGAGACGGCAGAAAACCCCAAGCTAAGATATTCCCCGCCGAGAACTTCCCGGCGAGCCAGAGCATAATCGTCGTAATATCGCCGATCGGAGAAAACGCGCCGCCCGCATTGGCGGCAATCACGATAGCGGCTGCAACGACCAAAAGGTTATTACCCCGAAAGAATCGCCGAGCTATCTGCACCATCACAATAGTCGTCGTCAGATTGTCGATAATCGCGGAGAGAAAAAATGCTACCGACGCCAAAAGCCAAATCTGCCCGGAATCCGTCAAATGAAATCGTTGAATTTTCGTCCGAACAAAATCAAAAAATCGATAATGAATGAGAATCTCAACGAGCGTCATCGCCGCCAAGAGAAAGGCGACCAATTCAAACACCTCACGCCCAATCTCGCCCAGCACTACGTCCAAGTCGTGCTCGCCGGAAAAAACAGCGATAAGCGCCCAAAGCGATGCACCCAGGAAAAGCGCCGTATGCGTCTTATGCACATGCCACCGATGTTCCATAACAATCGCCGCATATCCAAAGACAAAAACCGCACCGACAAAAAAGACCAACATAAAAGAGGAAAGAAAAAAATAAAATGACTCCGCCGAAGCGCAACCGAATCCCAGCATACCCCGACTGCATAGTTTTGACAATATCCGCTGAATTTTTCTACAAAAATCAAAAAAACCGGCTTGTGCCGGTTCTTTTTATTGATATTTCAGAGACAACAGTTTTCAGCAA
Proteins encoded in this region:
- the nhaD gene encoding sodium:proton antiporter NhaD, with amino-acid sequence MLGFGCASAESFYFFLSSFMLVFFVGAVFVFGYAAIVMEHRWHVHKTHTALFLGASLWALIAVFSGEHDLDVVLGEIGREVFELVAFLLAAMTLVEILIHYRFFDFVRTKIQRFHLTDSGQIWLLASVAFFLSAIIDNLTTTIVMVQIARRFFRGNNLLVVAAAIVIAANAGGAFSPIGDITTIMLWLAGKFSAGNILAWGFLPSLAIMLVSVWFLSKRIAHDTADSEESGQESFHLTRSERIIVTIALSSFSLPLVSHFFGLPPYMGLLLGLGTTGIAIAFFARIARHPKTHLAADIERLLKSVDYASILFFVGILLAVGALRHLGVLADISAAIFGPNPETWRLVAGNTSLGILSSVVDNIPLTAAAIDIVASHHPAIWVLLALTAGTGGSLLVIGSAAGVVAMGMIKDLSFRNYFDKAFVPALFGYIAGIAVWCAEYAMFG